A region from the Arvicola amphibius chromosome 12, mArvAmp1.2, whole genome shotgun sequence genome encodes:
- the Chrdl2 gene encoding LOW QUALITY PROTEIN: chordin-like protein 2 (The sequence of the model RefSeq protein was modified relative to this genomic sequence to represent the inferred CDS: inserted 2 bases in 2 codons; deleted 8 bases in 6 codons; substituted 1 base at 1 genomic stop codon), producing the protein MVPEVRIFSSLLGLVMLWFPLDSQARARPGKVCLFGEKIYTPGQSWHPYLEPQGTIYCVRCTCTESGHVNCYRLRCPPLRCSQPVTEPQQCCPRCVDPHVPSGLRVPLKSCQLNETTYQHGEIFSAQELVPTRLSSQCVLCSCIEGHTYCGLMTCPEPGCPTPLPLPDSCCQTRRRTSESPTEEDLAQLQPGEAGSHSEDGKRRIIPSTPAPTSRSFPLGFNPSLLPTXGTGSTTVKIILKEKHKERXACTHNGKTYSHGEVWXPTVLSFGPMPCILCTCVDGSRTVSRVTCPTQYPCRSNPKKMTGKWCKICPEDEADANHSEVISAKCPKVPGQVSVYTLASPSPDGLHRFALEHEASDQVETYIWKLVKGIFHLVQIKRVRKQDFQKEAQNFRLLTGTHEGYWTIFLAQTPELKVTASPDKATKTL; encoded by the exons ATGGTTCCTGAGGTGAGAATCTTCTCCTCTTTGCTGGGACTCGTGATGCTCTGGTTCCCCCTGGATTCCCAAGCCCGAGCCC GCCCAGGCAAAGTCTGCCTTTTCGGTGAGAAGATATATACCCCTGGCCAGAGCTGGCACCCCTACCTGGAGCCACAAGGCACGATATACTGTGTGCGATGTACCTGCACGGAG AGCGGCCATGTGAATTGTTACCGCCTCCGCTGCCCACCCCTCCGCTGCTCACAACCTGTGACGGAGCCACAGCAGTGCTGCCCCAGGTGTGTGG ATCCTCATGTCCCTTCTGGGCTTCGGGTTCCCCTAAAGTCCTGCCAGCTCAACGAGACCACATACCAACACGGAGAGATCTTCAGTGCGCAGGAGCTGGTCCCCACCCGCCTGTCCAGCCAGTGTGTCCTCTGTAGCTGTATT GAAGGACACACCTACTGCGGTCTCATGACCTGCCCTGAACCTGGctgccccaccccactccctctG CCTGACTCCTGCTGTCAGACCCGCAGAAG GACAAGTGAGAGCCCCACTGAAGAAGACTTGGCACAGTTGCAGCCTGGAGAG gcaggatCCCACTCGGAGGATGGAAAGAGGAGAATCATCCCCAGCACTCCAGCACCGACCAGCCGCAGTTTCCCTCTGGGCTTCAATCCCTCGCTTCTTCCGA AGGGAACGGGCAGCACCACTGTCAAGATTATTCTGAAGGAGAAGCATAAAGAAAGGTGAG CCTGCACCCACAACGGGAAGACC TACTCCCACGGGGAGGTGT CCCCTACTGTGCTCTCCTTCGGT CCCATGCCCTGCATTCTGTGCACCTGTGTGGACGGG AGCAGGACTGTCAGTCGTGTGACCTGCCCCACACAGTATCCCTGCAGGTCAAACCCCAAGAAGATGACTGGGAAGTGG TGCAAGATCTGTCCAG aagatGAGGCAGATGCCAACCACAGTGAGGTCATTTCCGCCAAGTGTCCCAAGGTGCCAGGCCAGGTGTCTGTGTACACGTTGGCT TCTCCAAGCCCAGACGGTCTGCACCGCTTTGCCCTGGAGCATGAAGCCTCTGACCAGGTGGAGACCTACATCTGGAAGCTAGTAAAAG GAATCTTCCACTTGGTTCAAATCAAGAGAGTCAGGAAGCAAGATTTCCAGAAAGAAGCCCAGAACTTCCGGTTGCTCACTGGCACCCATGAAG GTTACTGGACCATCTTCCTAGCCCAGACTCCGGAGCTGAAAGTCACAGCCAGCCCAGACAAAGCGACCAAGACATTATAA